A window from Meiothermus sp. CFH 77666 encodes these proteins:
- a CDS encoding WD40 repeat domain-containing protein, whose translation MWKWLGWMVVGLTCALAQQPVQLLAGHRAPVGAVAMGPGGLLAVGADAYIQLYRPDGRLVRTLSGHADTVHSLDVAPDGTLLSASADTTLRLWNPATGASLGVLQGHRDQVWSARFSPDGGRILSGSADGELWLWTRQGQAQQLSLGRNWIYGVGFSPDGTLLAGGGLDGALLWNPRNGSHLPLLGRLSVRALAWGPDGRLATGERDGRIQLWDARGSFVGQFSAHRQAVSALVWSGSGQLISGGQDGQIIFWKDEKPLRRLQTASVLSLAVSGNQLLSGHDDGRARLWNLQGALLQTQEPPAASVAVLAYSPDGSLLASGGWEGEVWLWNRRGQPVRRLRGAELEITALAFTPDGRYLAAGSRDGQTRLYQVESGRLLQTLEAHGGGVGALAFAPNGRALASGGRDRLLRVWDWQAGKKVLEFRAHESHLTGLAWSPDGRTLYSSSSDESLAWWALRPEGVQLGRRLMAHARGIYGLALSPNGRTLATASHDQTIKLWDAQSGTLLRTLQGHTEAAQALVFSPDGRRLASVGWDKTLRLWSVQGPLLETIPGFVRPLYAVAWARDGTLAVGSGTLRQAGTIALFRR comes from the coding sequence GTGTGGAAGTGGCTTGGTTGGATGGTGGTGGGCCTGACCTGTGCGCTGGCCCAGCAGCCTGTGCAGCTTCTGGCCGGGCACCGGGCCCCGGTGGGCGCAGTGGCTATGGGCCCTGGCGGGCTTCTGGCGGTAGGGGCCGACGCCTATATTCAGCTTTACCGGCCCGATGGGCGCCTGGTGCGCACCCTGAGCGGGCACGCCGACACGGTGCACTCGCTGGATGTAGCCCCGGACGGAACCCTGCTGAGCGCCTCCGCCGACACCACCCTGCGGCTCTGGAACCCCGCTACCGGAGCCAGCCTGGGGGTGCTGCAAGGACACCGCGATCAGGTCTGGTCGGCCCGCTTTAGCCCGGACGGCGGGCGCATTCTGAGCGGCAGCGCCGACGGGGAACTGTGGCTCTGGACACGGCAAGGACAGGCGCAGCAACTGAGCCTGGGGCGTAACTGGATTTATGGGGTAGGGTTCTCGCCGGATGGCACGCTACTGGCGGGAGGTGGGCTGGACGGGGCGCTCTTGTGGAACCCCCGCAATGGCAGCCACCTTCCCCTCCTGGGGCGGCTCTCGGTACGGGCCCTGGCCTGGGGGCCGGATGGCCGCCTGGCTACCGGAGAGCGTGATGGGCGGATTCAGCTCTGGGATGCCAGGGGCAGCTTTGTGGGGCAGTTTAGCGCCCATCGCCAAGCGGTTAGCGCCCTGGTCTGGAGTGGCAGCGGGCAGCTCATCAGCGGCGGCCAGGACGGGCAGATTATCTTCTGGAAAGACGAGAAGCCCTTGCGAAGGCTTCAGACTGCCTCGGTGTTGAGCCTGGCGGTCTCCGGGAACCAGCTCCTGAGCGGGCACGACGATGGGCGGGCCAGGCTATGGAACCTGCAAGGGGCGCTGCTCCAGACCCAGGAACCCCCCGCCGCCTCGGTGGCGGTGCTGGCCTACAGCCCCGATGGAAGCCTGCTGGCCAGTGGCGGCTGGGAGGGCGAAGTCTGGCTCTGGAATCGCAGGGGCCAGCCCGTGCGAAGGCTCCGCGGGGCCGAGCTCGAGATTACCGCGCTGGCCTTCACGCCGGACGGGCGGTACCTGGCGGCGGGGAGCCGCGACGGCCAGACCCGCCTCTACCAGGTGGAAAGCGGGCGGCTCTTGCAAACCCTGGAGGCCCACGGCGGCGGGGTGGGGGCTCTGGCGTTTGCCCCCAACGGGCGGGCCCTGGCCAGCGGGGGCCGCGACCGATTGCTACGCGTTTGGGACTGGCAAGCGGGAAAGAAGGTGCTCGAGTTCCGCGCCCACGAGTCGCACCTGACCGGCCTGGCCTGGAGCCCGGATGGGCGCACCCTCTACAGCAGCAGCAGCGACGAGAGCCTGGCCTGGTGGGCCCTGCGCCCCGAGGGGGTACAGTTAGGGCGCCGCCTCATGGCCCATGCCAGGGGCATCTACGGCCTGGCCCTGAGCCCCAATGGGCGCACCCTGGCCACCGCCAGCCACGACCAGACCATCAAGCTCTGGGACGCCCAGAGCGGCACCCTCCTGCGAACCCTGCAAGGCCACACCGAGGCCGCCCAGGCCCTGGTGTTCTCGCCCGACGGCAGGCGGCTCGCCAGCGTAGGCTGGGACAAGACCCTGCGCCTGTGGAGTGTGCAGGGCCCGCTTTTAGAGACCATCCCCGGCTTCGTGCGCCCCCTCTATGCGGTGGCCTGGGCGCGGGACGGAACCCTGGCGGTGGGCAGTGGAACGCTGCGACAGGCCGGAACCATCGCTTTATTCAGACGGTGA
- a CDS encoding cobalamin-binding protein: MRLVSLTCSNTEIVWALGCLDRLVGVDNNSDFPAQVRGLPRVGPDLQIDLNQVEALKPDLVLASLSVPGMERVVEGLEKRAIPHLVLDPQTLQDVYADIEQVARWLGVEQQGQHVVRAMQQQIAQARGTLPHWVRPPRLMVEWWPKPMIAAGRDSWVTQMLAALGAQNAFAHLPVRSRPLTPAEVEEAQPDAIVVSWCGAKKLRPEVVLGRELDIPALRHRQVFALEEAYLGRPGPRLAEGVKRLAELLRNVPVWQHGKRP, encoded by the coding sequence ATGCGTCTCGTCAGCCTGACCTGCTCCAATACCGAGATTGTCTGGGCCCTGGGTTGCCTGGACAGGCTGGTGGGGGTGGACAACAACTCCGACTTTCCCGCCCAGGTCAGGGGGCTTCCCAGGGTGGGGCCCGACTTACAGATAGACCTGAACCAGGTAGAGGCCCTAAAGCCCGACCTGGTGCTGGCCAGCCTGAGCGTGCCGGGGATGGAGCGGGTGGTGGAGGGGCTGGAAAAGCGAGCGATACCCCACCTGGTGCTCGACCCCCAGACCTTGCAGGACGTCTACGCCGACATCGAGCAGGTGGCCCGGTGGCTGGGGGTTGAGCAGCAGGGCCAGCATGTGGTGCGGGCCATGCAGCAGCAGATTGCCCAGGCCAGGGGCACCCTGCCGCACTGGGTGCGGCCCCCCCGGTTGATGGTAGAGTGGTGGCCGAAGCCCATGATTGCCGCCGGACGGGATAGCTGGGTCACCCAGATGCTGGCGGCGCTGGGGGCCCAAAACGCCTTTGCCCACCTGCCGGTGCGCTCCCGGCCCCTGACCCCTGCCGAGGTGGAGGAAGCGCAGCCGGACGCGATTGTGGTCTCCTGGTGCGGCGCCAAAAAGCTGCGCCCGGAGGTGGTGCTGGGCCGCGAGCTGGACATTCCCGCCCTGCGGCACCGGCAGGTGTTTGCCCTCGAGGAGGCCTACCTGGGCCGTCCGGGGCCGCGCCTGGCCGAGGGCGTGAAAAGGCTGGCCGAACTCTTGCGAAACGTGCCGGTTTGGCAGCACGGAAAAAGGCCATGA
- a CDS encoding cob(I)yrinic acid a,c-diamide adenosyltransferase — MKIYTKTGDAGETGLYGADRVGKDHPRVEAYGTVDEANSAIGLARAALPAAHADLQADLEYLQNALFDLGADLATRKGGPYERNLARMDASDVEKLEALIDRYQEEAPPFTGFIHPGGHPASAALHLARTIARRAERRVVELMRTEEVNPEALRYLNRLSDLLFTLARVVNQREGFSEEKWLVKKRR; from the coding sequence ATGAAAATCTACACCAAAACCGGCGACGCGGGCGAGACCGGCCTCTACGGGGCCGACCGGGTGGGCAAGGATCACCCCCGGGTGGAGGCCTACGGCACCGTGGACGAGGCCAACAGCGCCATTGGCCTGGCCCGCGCGGCCCTGCCCGCCGCCCATGCCGACCTCCAGGCCGACCTCGAGTACCTCCAGAACGCCCTCTTCGACTTAGGGGCCGACCTCGCCACCCGCAAGGGCGGCCCCTACGAGCGCAACCTGGCCCGTATGGACGCCTCCGATGTGGAGAAGCTCGAGGCCCTGATTGACCGCTACCAGGAGGAGGCCCCGCCCTTCACCGGCTTCATCCACCCCGGCGGCCACCCGGCCTCGGCGGCCCTGCACCTGGCCCGCACCATCGCCCGCCGGGCCGAGCGCCGCGTGGTCGAGCTGATGCGAACCGAAGAGGTCAACCCCGAGGCCCTGCGTTACCTCAACCGGCTCTCCGACCTGCTCTTCACGCTGGCTCGAGTGGTCAACCAGCGCGAAGGGTTCTCCGAAGAGAAGTGGTTGGTCAAGAAACGCCGATAG
- a CDS encoding nucleotidyltransferase family protein, translated as MRRGSVLAILEERLPGLTKRYQIKSLYLFGSTARDEAGPKSDVDFLVRLEQPTFEHYIGLKHELEDMLGNKVDLVSAKKVPAHLRPHIEADALQLV; from the coding sequence ATGCGCAGGGGAAGCGTGCTGGCCATTCTGGAAGAGCGCCTGCCGGGCCTGACCAAACGTTATCAGATCAAAAGCCTGTATTTGTTTGGCTCCACCGCCCGCGACGAGGCAGGCCCAAAGAGCGATGTGGATTTTCTGGTGCGCCTGGAGCAGCCCACCTTCGAACACTACATCGGCCTCAAACACGAGCTGGAAGATATGCTGGGCAACAAGGTAGACCTGGTCAGCGCCAAAAAAGTGCCCGCCCACCTGCGCCCGCATATCGAGGCCGATGCGCTGCAACTGGTCTGA
- a CDS encoding HepT-like ribonuclease domain-containing protein, with protein MRGPDIPNPHLLKRVHLEQMQQAAQRILDYTAGMEFAEFAADGRTQDAVRHNLHQLGVTAATLHKSVREELTELDWRSILDLPDLVSRLHFGIQDEVLWDLIQRTLPYWLVVLEETLEPPLEP; from the coding sequence ATGCGCGGCCCCGATATCCCCAACCCCCACCTGCTGAAGCGGGTGCACCTCGAGCAGATGCAACAGGCCGCCCAGCGCATCCTGGATTACACCGCCGGCATGGAGTTTGCCGAGTTTGCCGCCGATGGACGCACCCAGGATGCCGTGCGCCACAACCTGCACCAGCTCGGCGTAACTGCCGCCACCCTGCACAAAAGCGTGCGCGAGGAACTGACCGAACTCGACTGGCGCAGCATCCTGGACTTGCCCGACCTGGTAAGCCGCCTGCACTTTGGCATTCAGGACGAGGTTCTCTGGGATCTGATCCAGCGCACCCTGCCCTACTGGCTGGTGGTGCTGGAGGAGACCCTCGAGCCCCCCCTTGAACCCTAA
- a CDS encoding serine hydrolase domain-containing protein: protein MQHRLATLLGLFALTGWALAQTLCIPPAPTGLPSRPITGYSAASLEAYDRVMQRLLERYQIPGAALAVAKDGRLVLSRGYGLADVRTREPVQPDALFRLASLSKPITAVAVLHLGERLVFQGVYPDLNSFLNEKAFSFISIPPYGGRLADPRLRSITLRDLLQHSGGWHRGWAGDPMFRPTLSDIARAMQRPERLSSRELIAFMMSRKLQFAPGSRSAYSNLGYAVLGQVIEKISGQPYEAYVQTMLRPLGIYSVRAGKTRLQDRLKGEVRYHDFPGAPLVRSVIDGTLVNRPYGEFYLEAHTANGGLVASAPDLVRLVVALEGWRGPPLLSREALHEMLQRPRLPQYEKTARYYALGWGVRVPQPQAQAQPPGGTAGQGSSDPRNPPAKPPLVLSLPPEQLEWSHDGAFAGSRTLLLRLPNGVALAALFNSRPWNDWSFITELRRSLENATQAVQHWPDHDCF, encoded by the coding sequence ATGCAGCACCGCCTCGCAACCCTCCTGGGCCTTTTCGCCCTGACGGGGTGGGCCCTGGCCCAGACCCTCTGCATACCCCCGGCCCCCACCGGCCTACCCAGCCGCCCCATCACCGGCTACAGCGCAGCCAGCCTCGAGGCCTACGACCGGGTGATGCAACGGCTCCTGGAGCGCTACCAGATTCCCGGTGCGGCCCTGGCCGTGGCCAAGGACGGGCGGCTGGTGCTTTCGCGGGGCTACGGCTTGGCCGATGTGCGAACCAGAGAACCGGTGCAGCCCGACGCGCTTTTTCGGCTGGCCAGCCTCAGCAAGCCCATCACGGCAGTGGCCGTACTGCACCTTGGCGAGCGCCTGGTCTTCCAGGGGGTCTACCCTGACCTGAACAGCTTTCTGAACGAAAAGGCCTTTAGCTTTATCAGTATCCCGCCCTATGGGGGCCGGCTGGCCGACCCCCGCCTCAGGAGCATCACCCTGCGCGACCTCTTGCAGCACTCGGGGGGCTGGCACCGGGGCTGGGCGGGCGACCCCATGTTCCGCCCCACCCTGAGCGATATTGCCAGGGCCATGCAGCGGCCCGAGCGCCTGAGCAGCCGGGAGTTAATCGCCTTCATGATGAGCCGCAAGCTCCAGTTTGCCCCCGGCAGCCGCTCGGCCTACTCCAACCTGGGCTATGCCGTGCTGGGGCAGGTCATCGAAAAAATCAGCGGCCAGCCCTACGAAGCCTACGTGCAAACCATGCTGCGACCGCTGGGCATCTACAGCGTGCGAGCCGGCAAAACCCGCCTGCAAGACCGCCTCAAAGGCGAGGTGCGCTACCACGATTTTCCGGGGGCTCCGCTGGTCAGATCGGTGATAGACGGCACCCTGGTCAACCGGCCCTACGGCGAGTTTTACCTCGAGGCCCACACCGCAAACGGCGGCCTGGTGGCCTCGGCCCCCGACCTGGTGCGCCTGGTGGTGGCGTTGGAAGGCTGGCGCGGGCCGCCCCTCCTCTCCCGCGAAGCCCTGCACGAGATGCTGCAACGGCCCCGGCTGCCCCAGTACGAAAAAACCGCCCGCTACTACGCCCTGGGCTGGGGGGTGCGGGTACCCCAGCCCCAGGCCCAGGCCCAACCGCCCGGCGGAACCGCCGGCCAGGGCAGCAGCGACCCCCGCAACCCCCCGGCCAAACCTCCCCTGGTGCTCTCCTTGCCGCCCGAGCAGCTCGAGTGGAGCCACGACGGGGCCTTTGCCGGAAGCCGCACCCTGCTGTTGCGCCTGCCGAACGGGGTAGCGCTGGCGGCCCTCTTCAACAGCCGCCCCTGGAACGACTGGAGCTTTATTACCGAACTACGGCGGAGCCTGGAAAACGCCACCCAGGCCGTGCAGCACTGGCCCGACCACGACTGCTTTTGA
- a CDS encoding M23 family metallopeptidase yields MRGWLFALLTLCAFAWAQHTHTVQPGETLYRIAKQYNTTVEALQVLNHISDPTQLRVGQVLRVSGQPSLSLYRLTQAPSPIEALEWPRQTVQGHLAVVRITAPEPVEGEVRFLNGTYPIQQNRVLLPVPALQAPGLYPALLRVGSAEVRLEVRVVAGTFGRFVLQLPPERRALLVPDKLRAERLRVVGSCNFNRPQQWQGPFQKPIQTNRITDPFGTRRSYDQGRTYSYHEGLDYGVPEGTPVYAPAPGVVGLAETLFVRGGAVTLDHGLGVCSGFWHLSRIAVRPGQSVKAGDLIGYSGNTGLSNGPHLHFEIRVRGIPTNPAPWYLAVP; encoded by the coding sequence ATGCGCGGCTGGCTATTCGCACTCCTGACCCTTTGCGCCTTTGCATGGGCCCAGCACACCCACACCGTCCAACCCGGCGAGACCCTTTACCGCATCGCCAAGCAGTACAACACCACGGTGGAAGCCCTGCAGGTGCTCAACCACATCAGCGACCCCACCCAGCTCCGGGTAGGGCAGGTGTTGCGCGTGAGTGGGCAGCCCAGCCTGAGCCTCTACCGGCTGACCCAGGCCCCCTCCCCCATCGAGGCCCTCGAATGGCCCCGCCAGACCGTGCAGGGCCATCTGGCGGTGGTGCGGATAACCGCCCCCGAGCCGGTAGAGGGCGAGGTACGTTTCCTGAACGGCACCTACCCCATTCAGCAAAACCGCGTTTTGCTGCCGGTTCCGGCCCTGCAAGCCCCAGGCCTCTACCCGGCCCTGCTGCGGGTGGGCAGCGCAGAGGTGCGCCTCGAGGTTCGCGTTGTGGCCGGAACCTTTGGCCGGTTTGTGCTGCAACTCCCCCCCGAACGCCGGGCACTCCTGGTGCCCGATAAGCTCCGGGCCGAGCGGCTGAGGGTGGTCGGTTCGTGCAACTTCAACCGCCCCCAGCAGTGGCAGGGCCCCTTCCAGAAGCCCATCCAGACCAACCGCATTACCGACCCCTTCGGCACCCGCCGCAGTTACGACCAGGGGCGCACCTACTCCTACCACGAGGGGCTCGACTACGGCGTACCGGAGGGAACCCCGGTCTATGCCCCGGCCCCCGGCGTGGTGGGCCTGGCCGAAACGCTCTTCGTGCGGGGGGGTGCGGTTACGCTCGACCACGGCCTGGGGGTGTGCAGCGGTTTCTGGCACCTTTCGCGCATCGCCGTGCGGCCCGGCCAGAGCGTCAAGGCCGGCGACCTGATCGGCTACTCCGGCAACACCGGCCTTTCCAACGGCCCCCACCTGCACTTCGAAATCCGCGTGCGTGGCATTCCCACCAACCCCGCCCCCTGGTATCTGGCGGTTCCTTGA
- a CDS encoding 5-formyltetrahydrofolate cyclo-ligase, whose amino-acid sequence MNKAELRSWAKQVRKGLPVAQLSKQLVQHLACFLAPHQARHILLYSAFGTELDPADLQNLHPATYYLPRARTYALEVHPLPCRLVKHKYGFWEPAPETPRVEPAVLDAVLVPGLAFDPWGHRLGYGQGFYDRFLAQLPPRTLTIGLVADALLVPELPHDPWDVPVQFLATEQGVRAALQRL is encoded by the coding sequence ATGAACAAGGCCGAACTCCGAAGCTGGGCCAAGCAGGTGCGCAAGGGGCTGCCGGTAGCGCAGTTATCGAAGCAGTTGGTGCAACACCTGGCTTGCTTCCTGGCCCCGCATCAGGCCCGGCACATCCTGCTCTACAGTGCCTTTGGCACCGAGCTTGACCCTGCCGACCTGCAAAACCTTCACCCTGCTACCTACTACCTACCCCGGGCCCGCACCTACGCCCTCGAGGTGCATCCCCTGCCCTGCCGGTTGGTGAAGCACAAGTACGGTTTCTGGGAGCCTGCCCCCGAGACCCCCAGGGTAGAGCCTGCTGTCCTGGATGCCGTGCTGGTGCCGGGGCTGGCCTTCGACCCCTGGGGCCACCGGTTGGGCTATGGACAGGGTTTCTACGACCGCTTCCTGGCCCAGCTACCGCCCCGCACGCTCACCATCGGTCTGGTAGCCGATGCCTTGCTCGTGCCCGAACTCCCCCACGACCCCTGGGATGTGCCGGTGCAGTTCCTGGCTACCGAGCAGGGGGTGCGGGCCGCGTTGCAGCGGCTGTGA
- a CDS encoding FmdB family transcriptional regulator, giving the protein MPKYVYQNLETGEQYEFEQRFSDPAYTHHPETGAPIKRLIFAPAVVFKGSGWYIKDSKASSTPSSSAKETSSCATGTCSAAAD; this is encoded by the coding sequence ATGCCCAAATACGTTTACCAGAACCTCGAGACCGGCGAACAGTACGAGTTCGAACAACGCTTTAGCGACCCGGCCTACACCCATCACCCCGAGACCGGCGCCCCCATCAAGCGCCTGATCTTTGCCCCGGCAGTGGTCTTCAAAGGCTCGGGTTGGTACATCAAAGACTCCAAAGCTTCCTCCACACCCTCATCCTCGGCCAAGGAAACCTCGAGCTGCGCCACCGGCACTTGCAGCGCGGCTGCCGACTGA
- a CDS encoding prohibitin family protein yields the protein MFLLLGIVVAILGIFLLAQPGGRRALGVPLLLVGLAMAAISQSFVVVPAGHVGVVFNVFGGVQPTPLGEGFRIVIPGIQSVILYDARLKEVTLAKGPAPAGATTPGEDAINARSKEGLDIGVDVTVQYRIKRDEAAQLHRNLGPGYLETLITPQIRSKVRDAVGLFNAAELISTQRTQLEAAVTKELREDLGAQHIELVSVLLRRIDIPPSVAKVIEEKQTAEQQVQVEVNRRQQAEIAAQRAVVQAKGERDAAILRAEGEAQAIRLRGEALRQSPQVIQLTVAEKLAPNINTIMVPTTGNFLLDLRSLQSPAQPAR from the coding sequence ATGTTTTTACTCTTGGGCATCGTTGTGGCTATCCTGGGCATCTTCTTGCTGGCACAACCAGGCGGGCGGCGGGCGCTGGGCGTGCCGCTTTTGCTGGTGGGCCTGGCCATGGCGGCCATCTCACAGAGCTTTGTGGTGGTTCCGGCAGGCCATGTGGGGGTGGTGTTCAACGTGTTTGGCGGGGTACAGCCCACCCCGCTGGGAGAGGGTTTTCGTATTGTGATACCGGGCATTCAAAGCGTAATTCTGTACGATGCCCGCCTGAAAGAAGTCACTCTGGCCAAAGGGCCAGCGCCTGCGGGCGCTACCACCCCCGGGGAGGACGCCATCAACGCTCGCAGCAAGGAAGGGTTGGATATCGGTGTAGATGTAACGGTACAGTATCGAATCAAGCGAGATGAGGCCGCCCAGCTTCACCGCAACCTGGGGCCGGGCTACCTCGAGACCCTCATCACCCCCCAAATCCGTAGCAAGGTGCGCGACGCAGTGGGCCTGTTTAACGCTGCCGAGCTGATCAGTACGCAGCGAACCCAGCTCGAGGCCGCCGTGACCAAGGAACTGCGCGAAGACCTGGGCGCCCAGCACATCGAACTGGTCTCGGTGCTCTTGCGCCGGATTGACATCCCACCCTCGGTGGCAAAGGTGATCGAGGAAAAGCAAACCGCCGAGCAACAGGTACAGGTCGAGGTCAACCGCCGCCAGCAGGCCGAAATTGCTGCCCAGCGGGCCGTGGTACAGGCCAAGGGCGAACGCGACGCTGCCATTTTGCGGGCCGAGGGTGAGGCCCAGGCCATCCGGCTGCGCGGCGAAGCCCTGCGGCAAAGCCCCCAGGTCATTCAACTCACCGTGGCCGAAAAGCTGGCCCCCAACATCAACACCATCATGGTACCTACCACCGGCAACTTCCTGCTCGACTTGCGGAGCCTGCAAAGCCCCGCCCAGCCCGCACGCTAG
- a CDS encoding glycerol-3-phosphate acyltransferase: MEWVYAALAGYLFGSLPFAYWFGVLQNKNLLAEGSGNVGGTNAWRVLGPVPGLMVMTLDVTKGLMAVALGEFLVRDPAGGLLGGALAVLGHCYSVWLLGHGGKGIAPALGALFAINPWLLATAGGAFGLAYLLTRNPYRSVVLAALAFPVASSAVGGSLSYLWFGFGVAVPILLKHLGEWNRTPGQLHPGREPRNGRK, translated from the coding sequence ATGGAATGGGTGTACGCGGCCCTGGCGGGTTATCTGTTTGGCTCGCTGCCCTTTGCTTACTGGTTTGGCGTCCTGCAAAACAAAAACCTGCTCGCCGAGGGCTCGGGCAACGTGGGGGGCACCAACGCCTGGCGGGTGCTGGGCCCTGTACCCGGTCTGATGGTGATGACCCTGGACGTGACCAAGGGCCTGATGGCGGTCGCACTGGGCGAGTTTCTGGTGCGCGACCCCGCTGGCGGGCTGCTGGGGGGCGCCCTGGCCGTGCTGGGGCATTGCTATTCGGTGTGGCTGCTGGGGCACGGCGGCAAGGGCATTGCCCCCGCCCTAGGGGCCCTTTTTGCCATCAACCCCTGGCTTCTGGCGACGGCGGGCGGAGCATTTGGGCTGGCCTACCTGCTGACCCGCAACCCCTACCGGAGCGTGGTGCTGGCGGCGCTGGCCTTTCCGGTGGCCTCGAGTGCCGTTGGGGGTAGTCTCAGCTATCTGTGGTTTGGCTTTGGCGTGGCGGTGCCCATCCTGCTCAAGCACTTAGGCGAGTGGAACCGCACCCCAGGGCAGTTACACCCTGGTCGGGAGCCGCGAAACGGGCGGAAATAG